One Setaria viridis chromosome 7, Setaria_viridis_v4.0, whole genome shotgun sequence genomic region harbors:
- the LOC140223329 gene encoding uncharacterized protein, producing the protein MYLLKGPRCFHTARVQLLQALSKDILMKISTNTTAKEVCDSLEMRFVGTVRVKVARLATLKGEFDKLHMTEGELLDDYAGKISGMAARYASLGSTLDDAAMVKKLLNTVPDWLYHAVAGIEQFCDVEMMAFEEVLRRLKAFDEHSRGRTHAGGKWHDDQLLLIATEWQAR; encoded by the exons ATGTACTTGCTCAAG GGGCCAAGATGCTTTCATACGGCGAGGGTGCAGCTTCTCCAAGCTTTGTCAAAGGACATCCTCATGAAAATCTCGACAAATACGACAGCGAAGGAGGTATGTGACAGCCTCGAGATGAGGTTTGTCGGCACCGTTCGCGTCAAGGTGGCTCGCCTTGCAACTCTCAAGGGCGAGTTCGACAAGCTACACATGACAGAGGGGGAGCTACTGGATGACTATGCCGGCAAGATCAGTGGCATGGCGGCGAGGTATGCCAGCCTTGGCTCAACGCTCGACGATGCTGCCATGGTGAAGAAGCTCCTCAACACCGTCCCTGATTGGCTGTATCATGCAGTGGCCGGGATCGAACAATTCTGTGACGTCGAGATGATGGCGTTTGAGGAGGTGCTTAGGAGGCTGAAGGCATTCGACGAGCATTCCCGGGGGCGCACACATGCTGGCGGCAAATGGCACGATGACCAGCTCCTGCTCATAGCGACCGAGTGGCAGGCTCGGTAG
- the LOC117863725 gene encoding uncharacterized protein has translation MLRQEAPWVVFPGLTEEKAIVVSMAEGPTASMRTSDLALLHRVVIGSTDGWLVTADKRACLRMANPATGAQAALPAIDTIPFLHATGGGSWFTLDLEPFLQVRFGGPPPPEDKDWGPYTPRSSTLTAAQMRQSFYRKVVLSASPQPGSYAAMLITDRHVGAPAFATAEDKVWRMARSPAGVEDAIHHDGRFYSVTYAGDVEAWERDAGTGEFTSKVVAPRLAGADDKLLRRKYLAVSPEGKLMAVCKHVKQVQQELGQYGHQKTILRVFFTVQVLDQAHGRWETANVGDAALFVGVNSSLCVSKREHPRVAAGCIHFTNDEVGDACLRHALGSNNYQRSHGEPDDAELRHTAVYILKTGRTKRLLQHIPGEGDNPRWPPPVWFTPSFL, from the coding sequence ATGCTGAGGCAGGAGGCGCCGTGGGTGGTTTTCCCTGGCCTGACCGAGGAGAAGGCCATCGTCGTGTCCATGGCCGAAGGGCCCACCGCTTCCATGCGCACCTCGGATCTCGCGTTGCTCCACCGCGTCGTCATCGGCTCCACGGACGGGTGGCTCGTCACCGCCGACAAGCGGGCGTGCCTGCGCATGGCGAACCCGGCCACCGGCGCGCAGGCCGCCCTGCCGGCCATCGACACCATCCCGTTCCTCCatgcgaccggcggcggcagttgGTTCACCCTCGACCTCGAGCCCTTCCTGCAGGTCCGGTTCGGCggcccgcccccgccggaggACAAAGACTGGGGGCCGTACACGCCGAGGTCGTCGACGCTCACGGCGGCGCAGATGCGCCAGAGTTTCTACCGCAAGGTCGTCCTCTCGGCGTCCCCACAGCCGGGCAGCTACGCCGCCATGCTCATCACGGACAGGCACGTCGGCGCCCCGGCCTTCGCGACGGCGGAGGACAAGGTCTGGAGGATGGCGCGCTCCCCCGCCGGCGTCGAGGACGCGATCCACCACGACGGCCGGTTCTACTCCGTCACTTACGCCGGCGACGTCGAGGCGTGGGAGCGCGACGCCGGGACAGGCGAGTTCACGAGCAAGGTGGTAGCGCCGCGGCTTGCCGGCGCCGACGACAAGCTCCTCCGCCGGAAGTACCTCGCCGTGTCGCCGGAAGGGAAGCTGATGGCCGTGTGCAAGCACGTGAAGCAGGTCCAGCAGGAGCTGGGGCAGTACGGCCACCAGAAGACCATCCTGCGCGTCTTCTTCACGGTGCAGGTCCTGGACCAGGCGCACGGGCGGTGGGAGACGGCGAACGTCGGCGACGCCGCGCTCTTCGTCGGCGTGAACAGCTCGCTGTGCGTGTCGAAGAGGGAACACccgcgcgtcgccgccggctgcaTCCACTTCACCAACGACGAGGTGGGGGACGCCTGCCTGCGCCACGCGCTGGGTAGCAACAACTACCAGCGCTCCCACGGCGAGCCCGACGACGCCGAGCTCAGGCACACTGCCGTGTACATCCTCAAGACCGGAAGGACGAAGAGGCTACTACAGCATATTCCGGGGGAAGGAGACAAcccgcgctggccgccgccggtgtGGTTCACACCTTCTTTCTTGTGA
- the LOC117863726 gene encoding uncharacterized protein, whose translation MANTRSHSGNILDRLPPELLAEIHGRLGLVDCFSFLVACGASSRRHLLLLKPEPPCLLLPGSTPGMSTLFSLSDRGDATAPAAPAPDPSTVVLGSSAGWLVTAGAREQLMMTNPVTGDQVDLPAITTIPFIRRKESTHSFLVDVEPFLQMRRFSGGSPLIRPKATASSLPAEQFRSSFYHKVVLSGSPRSGEGYVAMLILNRQYGGAPAFATAEHSAWRLAPFHDTVEDAIYHGGRFYSVTYSSVVESWHRHGDTGEFTSKTVAPRLACQDQYHYYKRHRKYLAAAPDGRLMAVHKHQRSCVFTVQALDEERGQWKETKDIGDAALFVGVNSSMCVPAGEHHPGIVRAGCVYFTNDQLDQAYLDWNLLRRYGSANSGYGVELRDRDVGVLSLKDGKVEKLVDGLGRRHLFWPLPAWFTPSIS comes from the coding sequence ATGGCCAACACCCGCAGCCACAGCGGCAACATCCTCGACCGCCTGCCACCGGAGCTCCTGGCCGAGATCCATGGCCGCCTCGGCTTGGTCGACtgcttctccttcctcgtgGCCTGCGGTGCGTCGTCGCGGCGGCACCTACTGCTCCTCAAACCGGAGCCGccgtgcctcctcctccccggatcGACTCCAGGAATGTCGAcgctcttctccctctccgaCCGGGGTGACGCCACCGCCCCCGCGGCGCCCGCCCCGGATCCGTCAACCGTCGTGCTGGGCTCCTCGGCCGGGTGGCTCGTCACGGCCGGCGCCCGGGAGCAGCTGATGATGACCAACCCGGTCACCGGTGACCAGGTGGATCTTCCGGCCATCACCACGATCCCTTTCATTCGGAGGAAAGAATCGACCCACTCGTTCCTCGTCGACGTGGAGCCCTTCCTGCAGATGCGTCGTTTCTCCGGCGGCTCGCCATTAATCCGGCCAAAGGCTACGGCGTCGTCGTTGCCGGCCGAGCAGTTTCGCAGCTCGTTCTACCACAAGGTCGTCCTCTCCGGCTCCCCTCGATCCGGCGAGGGCTACGTTGCCATGCTCATCTTGAACCGGCAATACGGTGGTGCTCCGGCCTTCGCCACGGCGGAGCACAGCGCATGGAGGTTGGCCCCGTTCCACGACACGGTCGAGGACGCGATCTACCACGGGGGCCGGTTCTACTCCGTCACCTACTCCAGTGTGGTGGAGTCGTGGCACCGCCATGGCGACACCGGCGAGTTCACCAGCAAGACAGTTGCGCCGAGGCTGGCTTGCCAGGACCAGTATCACTACTACAAGCGCCACCGCAAGTACCTGGCGGCGGCACCGGACGGGAGGCTGATGGCCGTGCACAAGCACCAGAGGTCCTGCGTCTTCACGGTGCAGGCGCTCGACGAGGAGCGTGGGCAGTGGAAGGAGACCAAGGACATCGGCGACGCGGCGTTGTTTGTCGGCGTGAACAGCTCGATGTGCGTGCCGGCGGGGGAGCATCATCCGGGGATCGTCAGGGCCGGGTGCGTCTACTTCACCAATGACCAGCTCGATCAGGCGTACCTGGATTGGAACTTGTTGCGGCGCTACGGCTCCGCCAACAGTGGCTATGGCGTGGAGCTGAGGGACCGGGACGTCGGTGTGCTCAGCCTCAAGGATGGTAAGGTGGAGAAGCTGGTCGATGGGCTAGGGCGGCGGCACCTGTTCTGGCCGCTGCCGGCGTGGTTCACACCATCGATTTCATGA